Below is a window of Halomonas sp. Bachu 37 DNA.
CCCAAGCGCAATCGTGTACTGCCCTTGGGGTGGAGCATGACATGGCTGCGGAACAGAGCGGAAATGAGTGCCCCGGAGGGAAAGCGTAACAGGCGGATCGGGACGTCCTCTAGGTCCTGATTCTCGACCACATAGACGAACATCTCGAAATCATTTTCGGGAAGAATTCCCAGAGGCCCGCGCTGATTGGGGGTGGTTCCGGCGGGAACTTCCACACGTAGCCATTTCGCCATCCAGGAAATCGAGCCCCCCTGGACCAGAAGAGACATCAACACAACGGCGAAGGCGACATTGAAGTACAAGGAAGCGTTTTCCACACCACCGATCACCGGGAATATCGCCAACACGATGGGAACGGCGCCCCGCAGCCCTACCCAGGCAATGAAAAAGGTCTCGCGCCAGCGAAACCTGAAGAAGGGCTTGATCGTCAGCAATACCGCCAATGGCCTGGCCAGGAAAATCAGACCCAATGCCACCACCCCGCCCGGCAGTGCGTATTCCAGCATTTCACTGGGCGTAACCAATAACCCCAGTATCAGGAACAAGCCTATCTGACTCAACCAGGCCAGGCCATCGTGTACCGGCAGGATGAAATTAAGGTGGCGACCCGGCTGATTGCCGATCATCAAGCCGGTCAAGTAGATCGCCAGAAAGCCGCTGCCACCTAATATGCTGGTAAGCCCGAAGACACTAAACCCCAAGGCCAACGCCAGCATGGCGTACAGGCCCGGCGCCAGGTCCAGCCAACGCAACAGCTTGGCGCTGAGCCAGCCGGCGCCCAACCCCAGGATCAGCCCCACACCGAATTGAGAGACAAGGAACAATAGCGTTTCGCCGATGCCGCCGATCTCCCCGACCAGAAGCTCGACCAGCATCAAGGTCAGGAATATAGCCATGGGATCGTTGGTGCCGGACTCGATTTCCAGGGTGGCTCCCACCCTTTCATTGAGATTCACCCCGCGGCCACTGAGCATGGAGAATACCGCCGCCGCATCAGTGGAGCCCACTATGGCCCCGACGAGAAGGCCTTGAGTCAACGAAAGCTCGAAGACCCACATGGCAATCAGTCCCACCACCCCGCTGGTGATGAATACACCTGCGGTGGCAAGCGACAACGCCGGTTTGAAGCCGACCCGGAATGTTTTCAAGCGAGTCCGAAGGCCACCATCCAACAGAATCATGGCCAGGGCGAGATGGCCAATCAAAAAGGCTAGTGAATAATCGCTGAATTCGATGCCGAGAATACCCTCTTCCCCTGCCAGCATTCCCAGCCCCAGGAAGATCAACAGCAGAGGCAGCCCGACGAGGGCCGACAAGCGGCTGGCGAGAATGCTGAGTGACATTAAAAATCCACACAGCAGGAAAAGTGTATTGATCGAATCCACGGTGCCTCGCTCCTTGCAACCAACTGCGCCCATTATCGCATGTCTGTCTGGATTTTACTGATGCGGCAGTGCCAAACACTGCCCTATCATGTA
It encodes the following:
- a CDS encoding potassium/proton antiporter; the encoded protein is MDSINTLFLLCGFLMSLSILASRLSALVGLPLLLIFLGLGMLAGEEGILGIEFSDYSLAFLIGHLALAMILLDGGLRTRLKTFRVGFKPALSLATAGVFITSGVVGLIAMWVFELSLTQGLLVGAIVGSTDAAAVFSMLSGRGVNLNERVGATLEIESGTNDPMAIFLTLMLVELLVGEIGGIGETLLFLVSQFGVGLILGLGAGWLSAKLLRWLDLAPGLYAMLALALGFSVFGLTSILGGSGFLAIYLTGLMIGNQPGRHLNFILPVHDGLAWLSQIGLFLILGLLVTPSEMLEYALPGGVVALGLIFLARPLAVLLTIKPFFRFRWRETFFIAWVGLRGAVPIVLAIFPVIGGVENASLYFNVAFAVVLMSLLVQGGSISWMAKWLRVEVPAGTTPNQRGPLGILPENDFEMFVYVVENQDLEDVPIRLLRFPSGALISALFRSHVMLHPKGSTRLRLGDVICVIGRTDDLPALNRLFNGDARLKQERAFFGTFTLDGSALMQDVAQAYGLTLSPGEQDMSLAEFVSLRVGGHPVVGDDVDWHGIHWVVSEMDKGNITRIGLRLY